A genomic segment from Calditrichota bacterium encodes:
- a CDS encoding glycosyltransferase: MTETTEILVEQKVKPSTPKAVKPDLSIILVLFNAEKQAGAMLEGLIKSLDGLESDYEIICVDDGSTDNTARVVKEFIQESSRIKLIQMRTAFGEASALDAGIKNSRGDKIVYLTGRVNVKPEHILRLLRKLDEGNDLVVGWRHPRRDSWLNRIVSRIFNGMINGIAGLKLHDINSSVFVARREVLENVPIYGDLNNFIPVLAVKQGYKVAEEKIEQLPGWFRTSKYLDEYIRRFLDIITVFFLTRYSKKPIHFLGFLGAILTLLGVGIDLYLFVYRILQLGPIAGRPLLLLGSLLLIIGIQMVSIGLIGEMIIFTHAKEVKEYNIETIVNK, from the coding sequence ATGACTGAAACAACGGAAATTTTAGTAGAGCAAAAGGTAAAACCGTCAACCCCAAAAGCTGTGAAGCCGGATTTGTCCATTATTCTGGTTTTGTTCAATGCGGAAAAACAGGCCGGCGCTATGTTAGAGGGGCTCATCAAAAGTCTGGATGGCCTCGAATCCGACTACGAAATTATTTGTGTGGATGACGGAAGTACGGATAACACCGCCCGCGTGGTAAAGGAATTCATTCAAGAGAGTTCGCGGATTAAACTGATTCAAATGCGGACCGCTTTCGGAGAAGCCTCCGCCCTGGATGCGGGAATCAAAAATTCCCGTGGAGATAAAATTGTCTATTTGACCGGCCGCGTGAATGTTAAGCCCGAGCATATTCTTCGTCTGCTTCGGAAGCTGGATGAAGGAAATGATCTGGTGGTAGGCTGGCGCCATCCGCGTCGGGACTCCTGGCTGAACCGCATTGTCTCCCGGATTTTTAACGGAATGATCAACGGCATTGCCGGATTGAAACTGCATGATATCAACAGCAGCGTTTTTGTGGCCCGGAGAGAAGTGCTGGAAAACGTCCCCATTTACGGCGATTTGAACAATTTTATTCCCGTGCTGGCCGTTAAACAGGGCTACAAGGTGGCCGAAGAAAAGATCGAACAACTACCGGGTTGGTTTCGGACATCCAAATATTTGGACGAATACATTCGCCGCTTTTTGGACATCATTACCGTATTTTTTCTGACACGGTATTCCAAGAAACCCATCCATTTTCTGGGATTTTTGGGGGCGATTTTAACCCTGCTGGGTGTGGGAATCGACCTGTACTTGTTTGTGTACCGAATCCTTCAACTGGGTCCCATCGCCGGCCGCCCGCTCTTGCTCCTGGGTTCTCTTCTGCTGATCATTGGAATCCAGATGGTCTCCATCGGGCTCATTGGCGAAATGATTATTTTTACGCATGCGAAAGAGGTTAAAGAGTACAATATTGAAACAATTGTCAACAAATAG
- a CDS encoding glycosyltransferase family 2 protein — protein MKKDKTSSLDISLVIPLYNEEENVQPLYEAIDAVVRHMGKSYEIIFVDDGSSDETFPRLKQIAESDPAVKVIKFRANCGQSAATDAGFELARGDVIIVMDGDLQNDPRDIPNLLAKMDEGYDLVSGWRKNRKDKVLLRKIPSKIANKIIGSVTRVNLHDTGCALKAYRKEVVKRINLYGELHRFLPALARVEGARIAEIPVNHHARQFGQSKYGITRTFKVIMDLLSLNLFIKYLKKPIYFFGKIALLFFLFAFLSFVAMSQGVLRNVYGADELNILVTLLLVFLASGLEFIFLGLLANLIYMTGNKKSVYLSEFIESKP, from the coding sequence ATGAAAAAGGATAAAACGTCTTCACTGGATATCTCTTTGGTAATTCCTCTTTACAATGAGGAAGAGAATGTGCAGCCGCTTTACGAAGCAATTGATGCCGTGGTACGGCACATGGGAAAATCCTACGAAATTATTTTCGTGGATGACGGCAGTTCCGATGAGACCTTTCCACGACTGAAGCAAATTGCCGAGTCCGATCCGGCTGTTAAAGTGATTAAATTCCGTGCCAACTGCGGGCAATCGGCGGCAACCGATGCGGGATTTGAACTGGCCCGGGGAGACGTGATTATCGTCATGGACGGGGACCTGCAAAACGATCCCAGAGATATTCCCAATCTTTTGGCCAAAATGGACGAGGGGTACGATCTGGTCAGCGGGTGGCGGAAGAATCGGAAGGATAAAGTCCTGCTGAGAAAAATCCCCTCAAAGATTGCCAATAAGATTATTGGCTCGGTCACCCGGGTCAATTTGCACGACACCGGCTGCGCGTTGAAGGCGTACCGAAAAGAGGTGGTCAAGCGAATCAATCTGTACGGGGAACTCCACCGTTTTCTTCCGGCATTGGCTCGGGTCGAAGGGGCACGAATTGCAGAAATCCCGGTCAATCACCACGCGCGGCAATTCGGGCAATCCAAGTACGGCATTACGCGCACGTTTAAGGTCATCATGGATTTGCTTTCCCTGAATCTCTTTATCAAATACCTAAAAAAGCCGATTTATTTTTTTGGGAAGATTGCCCTGCTGTTTTTTCTGTTTGCCTTTTTGAGCTTTGTGGCCATGTCCCAGGGCGTACTGCGAAATGTGTACGGTGCTGATGAATTGAATATTTTGGTGACCCTGCTTCTGGTTTTTCTGGCCAGCGGTTTGGAGTTTATTTTCCTGGGATTGCTTGCGAATCTGATTTACATGACCGGAAATAAAAAAAGTGTTTATTTATCCGAATTTATTGAGAGTAAACCATGA